AAGTTGCAGCCCCTGGCACTGCCTTGGGAGTCTCCCGGCAGTGTCCAGCCGCCGCCACCCCTCGCCCAGTACGGCACTTCGGAGATCTCCTTGGCCGGCACTCTCGCTCAATTCAGCGGTATCGCCTGTGCCCAGAACGCCCCACCCATGACGATGCTCCTGGACGGAGGCCCGCAGTTCCCCGGGCTGGGAGTGGGCAGCTTCGGCGCGCCGCGCCACCACGAGATGCCCAACCGCGAGCCGGCGGGCATGGGGCTGAATCCCTTTGGGGACTCGCCCcatgccgccgccgccgccgccgccgccgccgctttCAAGCTGAGCCCCGCCGCGGCTCACGATCTGTCTTCGGGCCAGAGCTCTGCGTTCACGCCGCAGGGCTCGGGTTACGCCAACGCCCTgggccatcaccaccaccaccatcaccaccatcaccacgcCAGTCAGGTGCCCAGCTATGGCGGTGCCGCCTCCGCCGCCTTCAACTCCACGCGCGACTTTCTGTTCCGCCAGCGCGGTTCCGGGCTCGGCGAGGCGGCCTCGGGTGGCGGGCAGCACGGGCTCTTCGCCGGCTCGGCGAGCAGCCTGCACGCTCCAGCGGGCATTCCCGAGCCTCCCGGCTACCTGCTCTTCCCTGGGCTGCATGAGCAGGGCGCCGGGCACCCGTCGCCCACAGGGCACGTGGACAACAACCAGGTCCACCTGGGGCTGCGCGGGGAGCTCTTCGGCCGCGCCGACCCGTACCGCCCGGTGGCCAGCCCGCGCACGGACCCCTACGTGGCCGGCGCGCAATTCCCCAACTACAGCCCCATGAACATGAACGTGGGCGTGAACGTGGCGGCCCACCACGGGCCCGGCGCCTTCTTCCGTTATATGCGGCAGCCCATCAAACAGGAGCTGTCGTGCAAGTGGATCGACGAGGCTCAGCTGAGCCGGCCCAAGAAGAGCTGCGACCGGACCTTCAGCACCATGCACGAGCTGGTGACACATGTTACCATGGAGCATGTGGGGGGCCCAGAGCAGAACAACCACGTCTGCTACTGGGAGGAGTGCCCTCGCGAGGGCAAGTCCTTCAAGGCGAAGTACAAACTGGTCAACCACATTCGAGTGCACACGGGCGAGaagcccttcccctgccccttccctggctgcggGAAGATCTTTGCCCGCTCCGAGAACCTCAAGATCCACAAGAGGACCCACACAGGTAAGGGGGAAGGCAGGCGGGCGCGGGGTTCACCGCCGCGCTGCGCCGCGCCGCGAAGCCGACCAGCCGAGCGCGCGAGAGGGGTGGCGACCAAAGAGGGGCGGCGCCCCGCCGGGGAGGTTGGGGAAAGAAGCGCTGTCAGTGTCCCTCCACCTCTAGCCCTTCCCGCCCCGCGGCGCTTTACCCCAGTTCTAACTTCCCGAGCAGACGGCTCCGCGGGTTCAGGAACTAATTGGAACCTTCTCGCGCCCAGGAACAAACTGGCGCCGCCCCTTTTTGTCTCGCTTTTCTGGGTTACTAGGAAGGGATTCCGAATGTGATGAGAGCGGATTGCTTACAAGAGACTAAGCTCTCGGCACACATTCGGGGAAGGCGACCATAGAAATGCTAATGAAAACTAACTTTCGGTTACTTCCGCTCTTTTTTACCCTTGATTGGCATATCTCCTAATTAAATGACTGATACTTTTGTCAAACTATTTTTATTTGGAGTTCCAGGTTCAATTCAGCCCTTCGGGAGGAAAGCTAAAGTAGAAAAGGCACCTCAGTTTTCGTGGCTTGTTCCGAACATCTTGTAAAATTGTCCAGAGCCCCCGGATTATATATAGTTTTCTCTTTTCGAACGTTAAGTACGACGACCCATGCTTTTTAATACTAGTTTAGCAAAACTGCCGCGTTTGAAAGAGGCGAGTTAAAAGGTACAAAGAAGAAACTGAACGGGATTGCCCCGTCCCCGGTCCATTGTCCCGCCCGGGCTGGGTTACATCGCCGAGTTGGCGGCGGAGCGTGGCCACGCGTTGGGAGCCCCGGGCCCGGGTGGGATGGAAGCACAAGTTAGGGGAAAGTTTGGAGGAGCCCGAGGCTTCCCCATCCTGCGCGAGAACAAAGGGACGCGCAGGTTCGGGGCCGGCCCTGCTCCACCCCAGCCCCGACCACCACTCCCCAGCCCAGTGGGCTCAACCAGCGCTCTCCATTTTTCCTCCAGGGGAACGAGATGCCACGGCCGCCCCCCAGTCGGCGCTCCCTCTCCGGCCAGACCGCCGGGCGCTACGTCTCCGTCTTCTGGGCCCTAGGAAGCTCCGGGCCCTGACCACATTTTTGCCCCTATGCGTTTTTGCTTCTTGCAGGTGAGAAACCGTTCAAATGTGAATTCGAAGGCTGCGACAGACGCTTTGCCAACAGCAGCGACCGCAAGaagcacatgcatgtgcacacctCGGACAAGCCCTATATCTGCAAAGTGTGCGACAAGTCCTACACGCACCCGAGCTCCCTGCGCAAGCACATGAAGGTAATTACCTCTTTATTAGCGGTCGGCGGTTTATAAAACACTCGGCCCGGCAGCGGGCCGCGGAAGGGAAGCGCGCTCGCGCTGCCAACCCTGTATCCTCCACGTTAAATCCGATTTGCTCCAGCGGTGACACCTTGAACCCATTTTGGGCACccggagtgggggtgggggagagcacaGTGGGGCCGgcacagtggggaggaggagggagcagagggaacaATTGGTTGTTTACTGGGAAGCTCTAACCGAGCTCGCCTGGGCTTGAGGTTGTAGTGGCCGCCTCTTTCCCGGCACAGCCCGCGGTGGAAACCCGGAGTACCCGCGCCGAacccgggggtgggaggttcatTCGCTCTTCGGCTGCCCAGCAGATCAGACAATAGGGCCGAGGAGCGTGGTCTGATTCCCACGCATTCGTCTGAGACCTTGCAGCGCCCCGGGCGCCTAGGCCACCTTTCTCCGTACCTGCTTTCCCAAGCCGACGCCGGGCTTGGGGAAACCTGGGCCGCGAAGGGCGTATTTTGCAGGCCCCCCAAAAACTAAGTGCTTATCCCACTCCATCCGCGGAGAAAGGGAACGAATAAGACAGGGCGGTGTATGCCTTTTCCGTAATGCCAGTCTTAGGGCTGAAATGGTCGTGTTGGCGACCATCTTCCGGGTTTTCTAGACATCGGTAATacggaaattaaaaacaaacaaaaaacccccaaatcagCAGCATTTCTCGTTGAAGTGGGTCACTGGGCGGTCTTGCTCTTACAGTGCTCGAATTCTGCTCTTGTTTTTTGCTTGCACAATGCCAGTTGGaattatattcattataatatatacatgttaaTTTTAGGTTCATGAATCTCAAGGGTCAGATTCCTCCCCTGCTGCCAGTTCAGGCTATGAATCTTCCACTCCACCCGCTATAGCTTCTGCAAACAGTAAAGATACCACTAAAACCCCTTCTGCAGTTCAAACTAGCACCAGCCACAACCCCGGACTTCCTCCCAATTTTAACGAATGGTACGTCTGaggacaaacacaaacacaaacccTGTTAACCATAGAATGGaccaaatgcattttaaaaaggaaactgagaccaaTCAGATGGAAATGGAGTTTTTTAAGGCAAGAGGCCATATATAGGGTTACATCTTGTTGATTTCAATTGTCCAGGAAGGTTTTTTGGGCGAGATCCAAAAGTAGCCATGCCCTTTGCTCAGGATTAGAAAATATGTTTTGGCATTTGAaggattttcaaaaaaaaaaaaaaaaatctctttcactgctttttcctccctcttctcttgctctctgcaCACCCCATTCCTCAACTCCTTGAGTTCATTTTAACACTTGTCCTGTTTCTTGAGAGGAACTTATAGAAGGCttgttggtgatggtgatgttAAACTGATGGAAATTCTCCGCCTTAGTGGTGATTGTTTAAACTCTCACAGTCTTAAACCGTGCCAAAGTCCTGTTATGTCTTGAACTTTTCCTCAAAGCATTACACTTGTGAATGTATTTTTGTCTAATGGGGTCGAAACTGTTCAGTATTTTTTCAGGCTGAGGATGTGATGTTACTCTACACAGATTGTGACGTTTAGTATACAGTTGCCTTttgtaataacttttttttttgtaaatacataTCCATTGATGCCATATTTATCGTTTGTAATTTAATTATTGCTACAAGTGCCGGGAACTGAAcaatatttatggaaaaaaaatgttttctaacaaATGCTGTACAGCTTTTGATTATAACTGCTTTAGgattaaattttattgttttgaaagAACAACACAATTTACAGTTTTTTGAACCGACTCCTTTCTCTTGTAACAGCTTCCCTCTACAAAGAGGAGACGTAAGCAAATGAAATCTTGTTTGTTGATATTTATAACTCACTCAGATcccttttttaattattaaattatttttctattgcaGTGTAGATTCCTTACAGTGTCCGTTTCCATCTGGGGGAGATCCTCCTTTCTTTATCTATAGCTCAGATGGTTGTTTAACTGCGAGTTTAAATGTGTTTGTCCTGGATTTTTGGCATGCAAATCAGATATTACTGATGAGTTCAGTTAGTGGCCGTGACATCTCAATCTTGTATTTCGAAGACTGAGAAGCTGGATTTAATCATCCCTGccctaaatatataaacataaggTAACCTAATGAGTTTTATGTCCCTTAGTTTTTTATTACCTTACATAAAAATGAACATCGGGGCAGAATGCTTGTCTGCATTCTATTGAAATcacccatatacatatatatgtttgtatctATGACTTATCTAATCTGCCTATCAAATCTATCTAgctatattattttcaaaagtaagCGTGTGTCTGAAACAGTGGTGATGAGTAAGGCCAGTTGAGCCGTGCTTAACTTATGGTTAAAGTGCTTCTTAAAAGAACCATAGTCCATTTACAGTTTCAGAAGGGCAAAGGCTGATTTGCTTTGCTGTATATAGTTCAATTCATAATTACCAGTTACTCATAACATTTTTATAGCGGTGTAATAACTGCAGCGGTTCTGAAATGATactatggaaagagaaaaacatttgcaaaatatgtatttttaaagttcatgGTTTGTAGGCACAGATGTCAAGAGCATTATTTCCATTAAAATCAATAACTGAAAAATGGTTGTTTGCTTTgtgataaaatattaacaatccATTTAATCTTCAGCGAAGCAACTCAGCGAAGACAAACAGTTCTTTTACAGTTGTTATATGAAGAAAACGGATTATTATATTGGGGGCTTGGACTGGGTAGAGTATGAGAGACTTTTTGGACTAATTTAGGGTGCTGTTTAATATTGAGAGCCCAGTCTCTGCATGAATAACCAGCTTGGAAATCAGCAAATAGAGTGGTGGAGATAAGGAATtgtaaagaatttagaaatgtaatGAATAGGCTTAAGTACCTCCTTCTCTTGAAGGGGCAATGCTCTAGGTTTTTGGTGGCAGTCAATTTGGTATTATACATAATCACTTTGAATTCTAGAATTTTGTTCATTgttctttttgaagaaataaagtcTTGGCACATCgtatttataacatttttgtatttagtgcctgatttttttcatgttaaataAATCAACCTTTAAATCGAAATGCTTAGAGAACTTCTGATAATTAAAAGAAACTTTGATTTCCTGGATACAGGTGAAGCAGTCTATTTTACGTTGTCTACTGATCTTTGTCGTTGTCTACTGATCTTTGTCGACAATTACTGACAGTTTCTAATT
This region of Meles meles chromosome X, mMelMel3.1 paternal haplotype, whole genome shotgun sequence genomic DNA includes:
- the ZIC3 gene encoding zinc finger protein ZIC 3 isoform X2, with the translated sequence MTMLLDGGPQFPGLGVGSFGAPRHHEMPNREPAGMGLNPFGDSPHAAAAAAAAAAFKLSPAAAHDLSSGQSSAFTPQGSGYANALGHHHHHHHHHHHASQVPSYGGAASAAFNSTRDFLFRQRGSGLGEAASGGGQHGLFAGSASSLHAPAGIPEPPGYLLFPGLHEQGAGHPSPTGHVDNNQVHLGLRGELFGRADPYRPVASPRTDPYVAGAQFPNYSPMNMNVGVNVAAHHGPGAFFRYMRQPIKQELSCKWIDEAQLSRPKKSCDRTFSTMHELVTHVTMEHVGGPEQNNHVCYWEECPREGKSFKAKYKLVNHIRVHTGEKPFPCPFPGCGKIFARSENLKIHKRTHTGEKPFKCEFEGCDRRFANSSDRKKHMHVHTSDKPYICKVCDKSYTHPSSLRKHMKCCPAWHPGQSLIPDEELDTDVGMQQPALHNTTYPKCRVNAEPTVQEMIY
- the ZIC3 gene encoding zinc finger protein ZIC 3 isoform X1, with translation MTMLLDGGPQFPGLGVGSFGAPRHHEMPNREPAGMGLNPFGDSPHAAAAAAAAAAFKLSPAAAHDLSSGQSSAFTPQGSGYANALGHHHHHHHHHHHASQVPSYGGAASAAFNSTRDFLFRQRGSGLGEAASGGGQHGLFAGSASSLHAPAGIPEPPGYLLFPGLHEQGAGHPSPTGHVDNNQVHLGLRGELFGRADPYRPVASPRTDPYVAGAQFPNYSPMNMNVGVNVAAHHGPGAFFRYMRQPIKQELSCKWIDEAQLSRPKKSCDRTFSTMHELVTHVTMEHVGGPEQNNHVCYWEECPREGKSFKAKYKLVNHIRVHTGEKPFPCPFPGCGKIFARSENLKIHKRTHTGEKPFKCEFEGCDRRFANSSDRKKHMHVHTSDKPYICKVCDKSYTHPSSLRKHMKVHESQGSDSSPAASSGYESSTPPAIASANSKDTTKTPSAVQTSTSHNPGLPPNFNEWYV